From Bacteroidales bacterium, the proteins below share one genomic window:
- a CDS encoding zinc-ribbon domain-containing protein codes for MYCIECGAQIPDNSKFCSHCGKRQDEGQSSSKEQLAEHIIESEKTRQVIEEHRKSLDYHSLKKTMGWYIAWVLLHLGLLLISSRGIFKGNNMGANKFWPFSSYDDVRLRHSYELYDITEFLVYTIFPLVILIIWSMVRSQSKNNV; via the coding sequence ATGTATTGTATTGAATGTGGGGCACAAATCCCCGATAACTCGAAGTTTTGCTCACATTGTGGCAAAAGGCAAGATGAAGGACAATCTTCATCAAAAGAACAGCTTGCAGAGCATATTATTGAATCCGAAAAAACTAGGCAAGTAATAGAAGAACATAGAAAAAGTTTGGATTACCATTCTCTCAAAAAAACAATGGGCTGGTATATAGCTTGGGTACTATTGCATTTGGGACTTTTATTAATATCTTCAAGAGGTATATTTAAGGGGAATAATATGGGTGCAAACAAATTTTGGCCGTTTAGCTCATATGATGATGTACGGCTAAGACATTCATATGAATTGTATGATATAACTGAGTTTTTAGTTTATACTATTTTCCCGTTGGTTATTTTGATAATTTGGAGTATGGTGCGGTCACAATCAAAAAACAACGTCTGA